One Pseudomonas tolaasii NCPPB 2192 genomic window carries:
- a CDS encoding LysR family transcriptional regulator produces the protein MDIELARTFLEITRCGSLAAAAEKLHVTQTAITARVKSLESQLGSTLFIRNRAGARLTADGEAFVVYANQLLQTWEAARRDLPLPDGYRNVLHIGGEVSLCNPLMLGWTQALREHIPGHALRTEVRDGEYLLRQLELGVLDAALVFQPQYWPGLQVEQVLEEKLILVQLASKPDPYVYIDWGPGFRQQHDTALPDKARAALSFNLGPLALQYILENGGAGYFRTRVVQSYLDSGVMQRVPKAPEFSFPTFLVYSRARDSAVLQQALELLRGVVKAESDWSQRWDPLI, from the coding sequence ATGGACATCGAACTGGCACGCACCTTCCTCGAAATCACCCGCTGCGGCAGCCTGGCGGCAGCGGCCGAGAAACTGCACGTCACCCAGACCGCCATCACCGCGCGGGTCAAAAGCCTGGAAAGCCAACTGGGCAGCACGCTGTTCATCCGCAACCGCGCAGGCGCCCGGCTCACCGCCGACGGCGAAGCGTTTGTGGTGTATGCCAACCAGTTGCTGCAAACCTGGGAAGCCGCCCGGCGCGACCTGCCGTTGCCCGATGGCTACCGCAACGTGCTGCATATCGGGGGCGAGGTCAGCCTGTGCAACCCGCTGATGCTCGGCTGGACGCAGGCACTGCGCGAGCATATTCCAGGGCATGCGCTGCGCACCGAAGTGCGTGACGGCGAGTATTTGTTGCGCCAGCTGGAATTGGGCGTGCTCGATGCCGCACTGGTGTTCCAGCCGCAGTATTGGCCGGGGTTGCAGGTGGAGCAGGTACTGGAAGAGAAACTGATCCTGGTGCAGCTGGCAAGCAAACCCGACCCTTACGTGTACATAGACTGGGGCCCCGGCTTTCGCCAGCAACACGACACCGCCCTGCCCGACAAGGCCCGCGCCGCCCTGAGTTTCAACCTTGGGCCGTTGGCCTTGCAGTACATTCTGGAAAACGGCGGCGCCGGCTACTTCCGTACCCGCGTGGTGCAAAGCTACCTGGACAGCGGCGTGATGCAGCGAGTCCCCAAGGCGCCGGAGTTCAGTTTCCCCACGTTTCTGGTGTACTCACGGGCGCGTGATTCGGCGGTGTTGCAACAGGCGCTGGAACTGCTGCGCGGTGTGGTCAAGGCTGAAAGCGACTGGTCGCAACGCTGGGACCCGCTGATTTGA